The nucleotide sequence TGTTGAGACTATCGGGGTAGGCTTTGGAGAACTCCTCGAGGAACGCTTGATAGCAAGCAGTATCCACATGGGAGAATTGCAAGAAAAACGACTCTCCGGTTGCTGGTTCGACGGCCCCATAGAGCCAAAACGCTTTGAACAACCATAGCCATTGCCCAATCGGTTTGATACCACAAGCAGTAATCAAGCGCCCAATCAGGGTTTTGAGTCCAAAGCGACTTTCATCCTGAGCAAAATAACGGATAGGACGCTCCTCCTGGATGACTTGCCGAGCATACTGGCTCAACAACTCC is from Leptothermofonsia sichuanensis E412 and encodes:
- a CDS encoding IS630 family transposase, which translates into the protein MSQYARQVIQEERPIRYFAQDESRFGLKTLIGRLITACGIKPIGQWLWLFKAFWLYGAVEPATGESFFLQFSHVDTACYQAFLEEFSKAYPDSLNILQVDNGRFHSSKDLVVPENVILLFQPAYCPELNPIERLWEYLKADLKWASFKTLEQLQAKVDQLLAQLTPEVIASITGYSFILNALSALNPI